A genomic stretch from Zeimonas sediminis includes:
- the trpD gene encoding anthranilate phosphoribosyltransferase, with the protein MTITAQEALVRCIEHREIFHDEMLKLMRMIMNGEMSPTMTAAILMGLRVKKETIGEITAAAQVMREFSNKVQVDGGPHFVDIVGTGGDGSHTFNISTASMFVVASAGGTVAKHGNRGVSSKSGSADVLEALGANIMLGSPQVAECIRETGIGFMFAPNHHPAMKNVAPVRRELGVRTIFNILGPLTNPAGAPNILMGVFHPDLVGIQVRVMERLGAKHAMVVWGKDGMDEVSLGAATMVGELKDGEVHEYEIHPEDFGLSMISNRGLRVVDAEESKEMVLEALGNRPGTPREIVTLNAGVALYAADVVDSIGAGIDRAREAIASGAARERLDRFVAFTQRFAH; encoded by the coding sequence ATGACGATCACCGCGCAGGAAGCGCTGGTGCGCTGCATCGAGCACCGCGAGATCTTCCACGACGAGATGCTCAAGCTGATGCGGATGATCATGAACGGCGAGATGTCGCCCACGATGACCGCCGCGATCCTGATGGGCTTGCGGGTCAAGAAGGAGACGATCGGCGAGATCACCGCGGCGGCGCAGGTGATGCGCGAGTTCTCGAACAAGGTCCAGGTCGACGGCGGCCCGCATTTCGTCGACATCGTCGGCACCGGCGGCGACGGCTCGCACACCTTCAACATCTCGACCGCGTCGATGTTCGTGGTGGCCTCGGCCGGTGGCACCGTGGCCAAGCACGGCAACCGCGGCGTGTCGTCGAAGTCGGGCAGCGCCGACGTGCTCGAGGCGCTCGGCGCCAACATCATGCTGGGCTCGCCGCAGGTCGCCGAGTGCATCCGCGAGACCGGCATCGGCTTCATGTTCGCGCCCAATCACCATCCGGCGATGAAGAACGTCGCGCCGGTGCGCCGAGAGCTCGGCGTGCGCACGATCTTCAACATCCTGGGGCCGCTGACCAACCCCGCAGGCGCGCCGAACATCCTGATGGGCGTGTTCCACCCCGACCTGGTCGGCATCCAGGTGCGGGTGATGGAGCGCCTCGGCGCGAAGCACGCGATGGTCGTCTGGGGCAAGGACGGCATGGACGAGGTCTCGCTCGGCGCGGCCACGATGGTCGGCGAGCTGAAGGACGGCGAGGTCCACGAGTACGAGATCCACCCCGAGGACTTCGGGCTGTCGATGATCAGCAACCGCGGGCTTCGGGTCGTCGACGCCGAGGAGTCGAAGGAGATGGTGCTCGAGGCGCTGGGCAACAGGCCCGGCACGCCGCGCGAGATCGTCACGCTGAACGCCGGCGTGGCGCTCTACGCGGCCGACGTCGTCGACTCGATCGGCGCCGGCATCGACCGCGCGCGCGAGGCGATCGCTTCGGGCGCCGCGCGCGAGCGGCTCGATCGCTTCGTGGCCTTCACCCAGCGCTTCGCGCACTGA